A genome region from Arthrobacter sp. SLBN-100 includes the following:
- a CDS encoding ATP-binding protein → MTDAQPAQDVLRAHAENAYAGELAALAAADERPRPPSWRLSPWAVTTYILGGQLPSGVRITPKYLGSERLVEIAVASLATDRALLLLGVPGTAKTWLGEHLAAAISGTSTLVVQGTAGTPEEALRYGWNYARLLADGPSRAALVPGPVMRAMEAGSLVRVEELTRIPSDVQDSLITILSEKSLPIPELNEEVQARKGFNIIATANNRDKGVNDLSSALRRRFNTVVLPLPDSMEQEVEIVTTRVRSLGEALELPADLAALSEVRRVVTVMRELRAGVTQDQRTTIKSPSATLSTAEAISVMTNGLSLAAHFGDGTVRAQDVAASLVGAVVKDPVQDRVIWQEYLETVVRNRPEWKDLYRACRDLESSN, encoded by the coding sequence ATGACCGACGCCCAGCCCGCCCAGGACGTGCTCCGCGCCCACGCCGAAAACGCCTACGCCGGGGAGCTCGCAGCCCTCGCCGCTGCAGACGAGCGGCCCAGGCCGCCCAGCTGGCGGCTGTCCCCCTGGGCCGTCACCACCTACATCCTCGGCGGCCAGCTGCCCAGCGGTGTCCGCATCACCCCCAAGTACCTGGGCTCGGAACGGCTCGTGGAAATCGCGGTGGCATCACTGGCCACGGACCGGGCCCTGCTGCTGCTCGGCGTGCCGGGCACGGCCAAGACCTGGCTCGGAGAACACCTTGCGGCGGCCATCTCGGGAACCTCCACCCTGGTGGTGCAGGGCACCGCCGGCACCCCCGAAGAGGCACTGCGCTATGGCTGGAACTATGCCCGCCTGCTCGCCGACGGACCGTCCCGCGCTGCCCTCGTTCCCGGGCCGGTGATGCGCGCCATGGAGGCCGGGAGCCTGGTACGGGTGGAGGAACTCACCCGGATCCCCTCGGATGTGCAGGACTCCCTCATCACGATCCTCAGCGAAAAGAGCCTGCCCATTCCGGAACTCAATGAGGAGGTGCAGGCACGGAAGGGATTCAACATCATCGCCACGGCCAACAACCGGGACAAAGGCGTCAATGACCTCTCCTCGGCACTCCGCCGCCGGTTCAACACCGTGGTGCTGCCGCTCCCGGACAGCATGGAACAGGAGGTGGAGATCGTCACCACCCGCGTCCGCAGCCTTGGCGAGGCCCTTGAACTGCCGGCGGACCTGGCCGCTCTCTCCGAGGTCCGCCGGGTGGTGACAGTGATGCGGGAGCTCCGTGCCGGCGTGACGCAGGACCAGCGGACCACCATCAAATCGCCCTCCGCCACGCTGTCCACCGCGGAAGCCATCTCGGTGATGACCAACGGACTCTCCCTGGCCGCGCACTTCGGGGATGGAACCGTCCGGGCGCAGGACGTGGCGGCCAGCCTGGTGGGCGCCGTGGTCAAGGATCCTGTGCAGGACCGGGTGATCTGGCAGGAATACCTGGAAACCGTGGTGCGGAACCGGCCGGAGTGGAAGGACCTGTACCGGGCCTGCCGCGACCTCGAATCGTCGAACTAG
- a CDS encoding DUF5691 domain-containing protein yields MTWREELRVAALVGTARHAAPSPPAELGVLPPQAVPAEELLLDQAALADAITRSARHPRRPDPAALAEPAPTDDCPQAAGEAARLLDLLLTQPPVGAELRTQLVADWLQSAAASGLRVPHRLLPPLLAVADSKPSVAEHLNPAIGMRGRWLQGLPAGTQGGNDIPGGDQQAPAVDDWAELASADATTELERLRRTDPAAARRQLGEHWEGLAARERAAHLATFATNLGPDDEELLERALDSKAKSVRDTAAGLLDRLPDSARAARMAARLRPLLRLGGVLRKHLDIDLPPEPDTAALRDGIPADSHIGEPDRLVRLDAIIRGAPLDTWTSLAAGSPASTLALLKGETRVLEAIASIAALRADLEWVRALLDDHLDLRLLACLPPAEREERLLRYLRSGPVQPFTLVEPLRSLPRPWGPPLAAAVLEQITAKNGGQLAVMLAGILPAALPPEAAGQCRQLLERSDDDAGRRRVLRDAVQYQSFRQSLTEAFQ; encoded by the coding sequence ATGACATGGAGGGAAGAGCTGCGGGTTGCCGCCCTGGTAGGGACCGCCAGGCACGCGGCGCCTTCCCCGCCCGCGGAGCTGGGCGTCCTCCCGCCGCAAGCTGTGCCGGCCGAGGAGTTACTCCTGGACCAGGCCGCGCTCGCCGACGCCATCACCCGCTCCGCCCGGCACCCCCGCCGCCCGGACCCCGCCGCACTGGCCGAGCCGGCGCCAACGGACGATTGCCCCCAGGCAGCAGGCGAGGCCGCCAGGCTGCTGGACCTCCTGCTCACCCAGCCGCCGGTGGGGGCGGAGCTGCGGACCCAACTGGTGGCGGACTGGCTGCAGTCCGCCGCAGCGTCCGGGTTGCGGGTCCCGCACCGGCTCCTCCCGCCACTCCTCGCGGTGGCGGATTCCAAACCATCCGTGGCGGAACACTTAAACCCGGCCATTGGAATGCGGGGCCGCTGGCTGCAGGGCCTGCCGGCCGGTACTCAAGGGGGCAACGATATACCGGGTGGAGATCAGCAGGCTCCGGCGGTGGATGACTGGGCGGAGCTGGCTAGCGCTGACGCCACCACCGAACTGGAGAGGCTCCGCCGCACTGATCCTGCCGCCGCGCGCAGGCAGCTTGGCGAGCACTGGGAGGGCCTGGCCGCCCGGGAGCGTGCAGCCCACCTTGCCACGTTTGCCACAAACCTCGGGCCCGACGACGAGGAACTGCTGGAGCGCGCCCTGGACAGCAAAGCCAAAAGCGTGCGTGACACCGCCGCCGGACTGCTCGACCGGTTGCCGGACAGCGCCCGTGCCGCCCGGATGGCCGCCAGGCTCCGCCCGCTGCTCCGGCTGGGCGGCGTCCTGCGCAAACACCTCGACATCGACCTCCCGCCCGAACCGGACACTGCCGCACTCCGGGACGGAATCCCCGCGGATTCCCACATCGGTGAACCCGACCGGCTGGTCCGGCTTGACGCCATCATCCGCGGGGCCCCCCTCGATACCTGGACATCGCTTGCCGCCGGAAGCCCGGCGTCGACGCTTGCGCTGCTCAAGGGAGAAACGCGGGTGCTGGAGGCCATCGCGTCAATCGCCGCCCTGCGGGCCGACCTTGAGTGGGTGCGTGCGCTGCTGGATGACCACCTGGACCTGCGCCTGCTGGCTTGCCTCCCGCCGGCCGAACGCGAGGAGAGGCTGCTGCGGTATCTGCGGAGCGGCCCGGTGCAGCCCTTCACGCTGGTTGAACCGCTCCGCAGCCTTCCCCGCCCGTGGGGACCACCACTGGCTGCCGCAGTGCTGGAGCAAATCACCGCCAAAAACGGCGGCCAGCTGGCGGTCATGCTGGCCGGCATCCTTCCCGCGGCGCTTCCGCCCGAGGCGGCCGGACAGTGCCGGCAGCTGCTGGAGCGCTCCGACGACGACGCCGGCCGGCGCCGCGTGCTCCGCGACGCCGTGCAATACCAATCGTTCCGACAATCCCTGACGGAGGCTTTCCAATGA
- a CDS encoding SWIM zinc finger family protein, whose product MEEGGPAQDRAAATPSVRLAPPGTSGTMWFMGRWSEDRVAGAAPDAASLAAARKLARPGPWSGTGSNDVLVWGKCQGSGKTPYQVSVDIAAPAYRCSCPSRKFPCKHALALLLLWSRGEAADGGTEAAGFAQEWAAQRADRATVRERRQPDQPADPAAQAKRLADRLALMDAGISDFSRWLADLVRTGMASARTQPYSWWDGAAARLVDAQLPGLAEQVRAMGSDIHARTDWTDHLLHRAGRWWALTKAWRMRDQLTPGELADLRVAVGWTVPAAEVEGTEALPGPWLVLGAHRSDDGRLQQQRTWLRGPDGRVVLLLDFAARSESLATPQLAGAVLDASVARYPGSAPQRARFTGTVGTRGTAGSLGGGSSILQALADESAAVALSPWRDRHPVLLAGVRVCTGGSGWLLDQAGDALPLVDAPLHSLLALTGGHPVDLFGELEEGRVRPLSAVVDGAVVTP is encoded by the coding sequence ATGGAAGAGGGCGGCCCGGCGCAGGACCGGGCGGCCGCCACGCCGTCGGTGCGTCTTGCGCCGCCCGGAACATCGGGCACAATGTGGTTTATGGGGCGTTGGAGCGAGGACAGGGTGGCCGGCGCCGCGCCCGACGCAGCCTCCCTGGCTGCTGCCCGCAAGCTTGCCCGCCCGGGCCCCTGGTCCGGCACAGGCAGCAACGACGTGCTGGTTTGGGGCAAATGCCAGGGCAGCGGAAAGACGCCCTACCAGGTGAGCGTTGACATCGCCGCCCCGGCCTACCGGTGCTCCTGCCCCAGCCGGAAGTTCCCCTGCAAGCACGCACTCGCCCTCCTGCTGCTGTGGTCACGGGGAGAAGCGGCCGACGGCGGCACGGAGGCTGCCGGTTTCGCCCAGGAATGGGCGGCCCAGCGCGCGGACCGGGCAACGGTGCGTGAGCGGCGCCAGCCTGACCAGCCGGCCGATCCTGCGGCGCAGGCCAAAAGGCTGGCCGACCGGCTGGCACTGATGGACGCCGGCATCAGCGACTTCTCCCGATGGTTGGCCGACCTGGTGCGGACCGGCATGGCGTCCGCCCGGACGCAGCCGTATTCCTGGTGGGACGGGGCGGCTGCCCGCCTGGTGGACGCCCAACTGCCTGGACTGGCCGAACAAGTGCGCGCCATGGGCTCGGACATCCACGCCCGCACCGACTGGACCGATCACCTCCTCCACCGGGCGGGCCGGTGGTGGGCGCTCACCAAAGCCTGGCGGATGCGGGACCAGCTGACCCCCGGGGAGCTTGCCGACCTCCGCGTTGCCGTCGGCTGGACGGTTCCTGCTGCGGAAGTCGAGGGAACAGAGGCACTGCCCGGTCCGTGGCTGGTGCTCGGCGCCCACCGCAGCGACGACGGGCGGCTCCAGCAGCAGCGGACCTGGCTGCGCGGGCCGGACGGAAGGGTGGTGCTCCTCCTGGATTTCGCTGCCCGCAGCGAGTCCCTGGCGACACCCCAGCTCGCCGGTGCGGTGCTGGATGCCTCGGTGGCCCGGTACCCCGGATCGGCACCCCAGCGGGCGAGGTTCACCGGCACGGTGGGCACGCGTGGAACGGCCGGATCACTGGGCGGGGGAAGCAGTATTTTGCAGGCGCTCGCCGACGAGTCAGCCGCCGTCGCCCTGTCCCCGTGGCGGGACCGCCACCCGGTGCTGCTGGCCGGAGTGCGCGTCTGCACCGGCGGCTCCGGCTGGCTTCTGGACCAAGCCGGTGATGCCCTCCCCCTGGTCGATGCGCCCCTGCACTCCCTGCTCGCGCTCACCGGCGGCCATCCCGTCGACCTTTTCGGCGAGCTGGAGGAGGGCCGCGTGCGGCCGCTGTCCGCCGTCGTCGATGGGGCAGTGGTGACGCCATGA
- a CDS encoding 5'-3' exonuclease, with product MPDRLMLLDTASLYFRAFYGLPDSIRRPDGTPVNAVRGLLDMIARLTTDYGATHLIACWDDDWRPQWRVDLLPTYKAHRVAEAHTDAPDVEVVPDALDAQLPMIRTVLGLAGIAIVGAAEHEADDVIGTYASHAGIPVDVVTGDRDLFQVCDDERKVRVIYTARGMKNLEVMTEEVVVGKYRVLPQQYADYATLRGDASDGLPGVAGIGEKTASSLLLKYGSLENLLQATADAHSGLSSPVRAKLEAAADYLTAAPAVVRLVRDLDLPTLEEAGARLHPVTGEARTGLERLGVDWNLGGSVRRLLDALDRPRPA from the coding sequence ATGCCTGACCGCCTGATGCTGCTGGACACCGCCTCGCTGTACTTTCGTGCCTTCTACGGCCTGCCCGATTCGATCCGCCGCCCGGACGGAACGCCCGTCAACGCAGTCCGGGGCCTCCTGGACATGATCGCCCGGCTCACCACCGATTACGGGGCCACCCACCTCATCGCCTGCTGGGACGACGACTGGCGGCCGCAATGGCGCGTGGACCTTCTCCCAACCTATAAGGCCCACCGCGTGGCCGAGGCCCATACTGACGCTCCTGACGTGGAGGTGGTGCCGGATGCGCTCGACGCGCAACTGCCCATGATCCGGACAGTGCTGGGGCTGGCCGGCATCGCCATCGTCGGTGCGGCCGAGCACGAGGCCGACGACGTCATAGGCACCTACGCCAGCCATGCCGGCATCCCGGTAGACGTGGTCACGGGGGACCGCGATCTTTTCCAGGTTTGCGATGACGAGCGCAAGGTGCGCGTCATCTACACCGCCAGGGGCATGAAGAACCTGGAGGTGATGACCGAAGAAGTGGTGGTGGGAAAGTACCGGGTCCTGCCCCAGCAGTATGCCGATTACGCCACACTGCGCGGTGACGCCTCGGACGGGCTGCCAGGTGTGGCGGGAATAGGTGAAAAAACGGCATCATCGCTGCTGCTGAAATACGGATCCCTCGAAAACCTTCTCCAGGCAACAGCAGATGCGCACAGCGGACTCTCCTCACCAGTCCGGGCCAAGCTGGAGGCCGCCGCGGACTACCTCACGGCCGCGCCCGCCGTCGTGCGCCTGGTCCGGGACCTTGACCTGCCCACTTTGGAGGAGGCCGGCGCCCGGCTGCACCCCGTCACGGGGGAAGCCCGTACCGGACTGGAACGCCTCGGCGTGGACTGGAACCTGGGCGGCTCTGTGCGGCGGCTGCTCGACGCACTGGA